In a single window of the Ciconia boyciana chromosome 7, ASM3463844v1, whole genome shotgun sequence genome:
- the PDCD1 gene encoding programmed cell death protein 1: MALSTLKTMWGSMEVALTALCAVLLCYGPVLAGCRRVTFFPAMLTLPAGSSATFFCNISTENDSGLEYSLNWYKETNHSQAQKIAEISRNNPQTKTEKYLLTNHAPAFKIEILNLHQNDSGSYYCGLITFFEPDKVMESNRSHLVVTAAPEKTNATDEPEMEEGNPPDHVKAVLLGILLLAGAVVLLIFGYLTVTHRRGDVRKPPNENVPGKEEKPPMVSVSTVDYGVLEFQWDQRTQVPLETQPVDQTEYATIVFLEEKPVTPERGKKHQDERTRQLQLQPC, encoded by the exons ATGGCTCTGAGCACCTTGAAGACGATGTGGGGCAGCATGGAGGTGGCCCTAACTGCCCTCTGCGCCGTCCTGCTCTGCTACGGCCCTGTGCTGGCCGGCTGCCGCCGAG TGACCTTCTTCCCAGCCATGTTAACtcttcctgcaggcagctcagccacCTTTTTCTGCAACATCTCCACGGAGAACGACTCCGGCTTGGAGTACAGCCTCAATTGGTACAAGGAGACCAACCACAGCCAAGCCCAAAAAATTGCTGAGATCAGCCGGAACAACCCCCAGACAAAGACAGAGAAGTACCTGCTCACCAACCATGCTCCTGCCTTCAAGATTGAGATCCTAAACCTTCACCAGAATGACTCGGGCTCCTACTACTGTGGGCTGATCACCTTTTTTGAACCCGATAAAGTGATGGAGAGCAACCGGTCCCACCTGGTGGTCACAG CAGCACCTGAGAAGACAAATGCCACCGACGAGCCTGAGATGGAGGAAGGCAATCCCCCAGACCACGTCAAGGCCGTGCTCCTGGGCATCCTGTTGCTGGCTGGGGCGGTTGTGCTGCTGATCTTTGGCTACCTCACTGTCACGCACAGGAGAGGAG ATGTGCGGAAACCACCAAATGAAAATGTACCAGGG aaggaagagaagccCCCCATGGTGTCCGTGTCCACCGTGGACTACGGCGTGCTGGAGTTTCAGTGGGACCAGCGCACCCAGGTGCCCCTCGAGACCCAGCCGGTCGACCAGACTGAATACGCCACCATTGTCTTCCTAGAGGAGAAACCCGTCACGCCGGAGCGGGGGAAGAAACACCAGGACGAGAGGACTCGGCAGCTGCAGTTGCAGCCCTGCTGA